Below is a genomic region from Phacochoerus africanus isolate WHEZ1 chromosome X, ROS_Pafr_v1, whole genome shotgun sequence.
AGCTCAGGATGGGGACCTGGTGGTGGACTAGGAGACCCAGGGGGAAGTAAGTTCTTAAAGAGCCCTACGCAGTTTCCCCCACCAACCAGGGCCCAGGTTCTCACCCTGTGAACTGAGGGTGCCTTTAAAACGAACATACAGCCCTTTGGGCCGCAAAGGAACCCCTTCTTATCCCTATAGGTGAACTTGCTTTTTCCTGTGGGAGCCCAGGCACAGGCCAAGGGGCTGGCCCTGCCGCCACTGGGGAGGGTTGGGAGGGCCTGGGCAGGGAATGGGGGAAGGGGCCGAAGGGGGGAGCTCAGCCGGGGCCAAAGCTGCTTTCTGCCCCAGGCTCAGGAGCTGCACTGGAAGCGGCGGGGGTGACGGAAGGGGGCCCTCCCTATCCCCCCCACCTCCGGGCGGCGGGCAAGCAAGCTGGTGTTTCTCCGgcgggagagggggtgggagcaGTCCCGGGGGACGCATTCTCAGGCCCCTTCTGCCCCCCAAACCCCAGCGCCCGGCTGCGCTCCAGAGGTGCGAACAAAAAGAGCCCCGAAAGCCCAGCAGGCCGCACCGGGCGGCTCCTGGGGGGCTCTGGCAGACGCAGACCCGGAGCTCCCCGGGCCGTCCTGCCCTCTCTTAGCGGTCCGGCTCTTCCCGCACTTCTGCCCACTAGTGTCATCTCTCTGCTCCCGGCGTCTTGTCCCGCCACGCCGAACCTCCCACAGCGCGGCCTCCCGagggccccccgcccccaccccgcgcTCCCCTTGCAGGCCCAGAAGgttccttcctctcccacttcTGCGCCTTTCGTTTCCCCAGCCCGTTTCTTCCTTGATTTCGCTGCATCCCCGCGAGGGCGGCAGGCTTCTCCCCATTTCCCAGATTGGACAGGAGAGGAGCCTGCCGCCccgggggcagggaaggggggaggtAAGTGACGAAGCCAAGGTCACCCAGTCATTGGCGGAACGGGGCCTCGACCCGGCCCCGCTCCTGCAGGCCCTCTGGCGCCCTGACGAGGCCGGCCCGGGCGGATGGCCCGCGCCCCTCTTGCCGCTGCAGGCACTCGGGGCGGGCGGGCCGGAATGACAGGTGAGCCGGGACAGGGGACGGTCGCGGGGGTTGGGCCACGCGGGGACGCCTGGCGCGCCGGCTTGGGGTGCGGCCGCCCGGGCCCGCTGCTGCGCGGGGCTTCCGAGGGCCCGCGCCCGGGGCCGGCCCGCGGCCCGCGCCTTGGGCCGAGGGTCCCAGGCGCGCCCCGGGCCCGCcggccaggccccgccccccggcggcacgggcgggggcaggggcggcGCCGGCGGAGTGGGGCGCGGGCGCGCGGTGCTCGGTGCGCGCCACCGCCCCTCCGGCCCAGCTCGCCGGCCCGCCCTCCCTACCCCCTCGGCCGGCTCTCgtcgccccccacccctcctcctcctcctctccgcGGCCCGGCGGCCCGGCGCGCGGTGCGGCGCGACGATCGCGGCCTGGCACGGTGGTCGTGGCGCTCGAGGGTGGCGCGCCAGGCGCGGGGCGCGAGGCCAGACCTGGCGCGGCGGGGTGCGGGGGGCGGGCAGCGGCGGAAGCCCCAGAggagagcaggggcaggggggcaCCGAGGTAATGGGGAGGGCCTGGGCGTCCGGCTGAGAGGGGCGGGAGCTCCAGGTGCACTTCGGCCCGGGCCGGGCTGAGCCCCGGGGCGCCCGGGGCGGCGGGAGGGCAGCGGggcgggcagggagggagggaggagacggCAGGGGTGGGCCGGGGGGCTTGGCCGACGGGGAGCAGGTGGGCGGGGACAGGGGCCCTGCTGGAAGAGGCGCAGCAGCGAGGTGGCGGGCTGCGTGCGCAAACAGGGCGGCCGCCTCCTGGGCCCGGAGAACGGTGAGGCCGCTGGGGTTGGGCGCCCCAGCCCCGAGGGCACGGTTCCGTGTCCAGGGCCGCTGAGCGGGGCGCTGGGCACTGTTGGGGGAGGATCTGGAGGCCCGGCCGGGCCAAGGCGCTGGGGGTTCTCCAGCAGACCCGGGAGAAGAGTGCTGCTGGGCCAGAAGCAGGAATTCCTGGGCAGGACGCTGGTGGCAGGCACTGGTGGCGGGCGACAGTGGGCGAGGACTGGCACGTTCGGGGCTGGCAGGAGTGGAAAGGGGACGAGGAGGGCCCAGACTTTGGGTTGGAGCATAATCTGGGAGTTCCGTGTCACTGGTGGGTTGATGAGTCATGAGATTTGGAGATCTCCGAAGAAGCCTTTCCTGGGGATCAGTTCTGAGGGAGGGAAAATGCAAAGGGCTGGGATTTGGAGAAGCGTTTTTGAGGCCACGTCTTAGGACACTAAGGTGCCCTGATGGCCGCCAGTCCCCAGGCGAGGGACTTGGGGAGCTCTGTCCCAGAGTGCTGCGACTGGGAGCCtgcagcctggggtggggtggaggaaggTCTTTGTGGTGGCCcgtccctgccttccttcctttccaggcCTTCAGGATTCAGCTGTGTTCCTGTGGGGAGTGGGTTAAAAATTCCTCTGGCCTCCAGTCGGCCTTACAGTATCCACCAGGGGCAGGAGGGACATATACATGCGTGACTGCAGCAGCATTCTCTGTCGTGGAGCCCTCGCGCTTCCTCACTGTTGCCATAGTAACGGCCTATTGATGGTGTATTTATAGGGGAAGAAGCAGGCGCTAAAttttggggaaggagggggagggggcctcatggcagcagcagcagcagcagggagggtggCTACAGAATTGTTACTGGGTGGGCCCTGCCGGGGAGCTGTTTTGGGGGTGCCTGGCTTGTCTGAGGCTTAAAAAGGAGCTAACGACTGAGGCGGGTGTCAGGCTCACACACTGGGGCCTATgacatgtgtgggtgtgtgtgcgggCACCACGGTCGGGTGTGTTTGGGACAAGACGTAGCTATATGGAAGCTGTTATGTAATGTCTccacatcaaaatttaaaacacaacacTGCCATGAGATAGATATTTTTCTAACGTCACTTATTAGTAAAGCCTCCACTCACTCTCGTCAATCCATGACAcgcagctccatttttcttcaatCGAGAACCTTCCTGTCACGCACGCCACACCCACAACCCTAGACAGGGGACTGGCAGTGGCCCTAGGGGACCCGCAGAGATCCCTAATGGAAGCAAGATTTTGAGACGATATTCCATCTCCTCTCTTATAAACACCCGTCTGTTGGCATAGTCACATGTGGATAGTTTTGGGTGGGATTCTTGTGGCATTCAGAAGAGAAAGGCCCCCTTTTAGCAGGGCATTTCCGTAGGTGGACGTTAGAGTTGctgtttttcctttggttttaattttacttGTGATTCGTTTTCTACCTGTTTGCCAAAAGGCTTAGACGATGGATTTTCAATATACATAAGGCTGAAAACGTAAATAGAGAAGTGAATGCCGTGTCACAGGGGAGGAGCACGTAGGTGCTCAACAGCTGAGTTTCTAGTGCCCCTGTGATTCACGGTCAGTGTTACCattgagcttcctggcagcctaGGCAAAAAGGGTAGCACATTGGGTTACACCGTTCCTGTGTCTTACGTCCGTTTAGTTGTAAAACCGGAGCTTCTGCTTGGGGAAGGGAGCAGCAGGGTGATCGCCCCCAGATGTGGACAGCTTGGCTGGTATTCCAGAAGATGGCCATGAGTGGGAGTGTCAGCTGGGTAATTCCTGAGCTTACAGACTGTAGTTCCCATTAGAGGCCACACTCCTGTCTAGCTAGTGGGTCCGTTTGGGTCACGTCGGTCCGTATCTAGGTCCCCTGCTGCACATCATCTGGGCTTGGGCCATGACTTTGGAGACGGCTGTGGCTGCCATGTTAAGCTGTGCCAGTGCCCGCTTCTTAAACACGTGCCACCTGGTTTCAGGGACCGTGCTTGTCATTAGAGGTATCTGGGACTTGCCATTGCGAGCAAAATTGGTTCCCCAAACAGGTCCTTGTCTGTCACTGTTGACTTGCTTGACGTCACCTAAGTGTCCCTTCTCCCGGAGGGCTTTTCCACCGCAAAATGTAGGGATTCGCTGAGGCCAGTGCCAAAGGAGGAGCATCGGCTTGTAgaggtttttctttccttaaagaaAAGGTCAACGCTTAGGTCTGGACCCTCAGAATGTGTTCTTGGAGGAAATAGCTAAAAGGTTTGCTTTGGCCTCTGCTGCCTCTTCTCGGCCTGGAGAAGAGGGAGAGCAGCAGAGCTCTGAGTGGCCGCAGAGGCTGAGGTGCCCCACGAGGTGCTGCTTTGACCTTTGACCAGGCCAGTGTGGGCAGGGGTCAGGGCCAGGAGGGGGCGCTGTGGGTTTTGAAGCGGGATTTCATCATGActctgcttttctcctttgcCAGGCAAGTGAGACACTGGATCTGAGGGAGCACGATGGCAGGTGAGTTTTTCTGGGCCGGGGCCGAGGGGTCAAGGGCCATGCCCAGGGACTCACGGGAAAGGTGCGGGTCTCCCTGGGGGCATCCCTGTGATCTCTGTCTGATTGGCTGGGGGTCGCACCAACCTGGGCCGTTCTGAGAGAAGCGAGTCCCGCAGCCCAGGGGGCCTGGGGAAGGGAGCCTGCCTCCTGACAAAGgcccgcctgcctgcctgggACTAGGAAGTCCCGGCTCTCGGGAAACACCAGGAGGAGACGTCACCTCTTCCTCATCCTCTAAACTCTCAGCTCAGGCTCCCGGGGGAGTGCAGCTCATCCTAGGCCAGTCGCTCAGCTGGAGCTGGCATCTCCTTGGGAGCAAGTAGATATGGCTCCCTGACGGTGACAAGCTGGCTGCCGTCATCTGTGCCCAGTCGACAGAGGCCTAGATTCTCCGTACAGACCCTGCCGCCCGCCTTCCTAGAGGTACTGTCAGGTTCTCGTGCGTCCAGTCTCCTGATCTAGTGCAGCCTGGCTTTGCACTAGACTGTCTCGGGCAAGGCTACTGATGCCAGGCCATGTGTCGGCACAGGTAGCCATTTAGGTGGAGGGGCGCCTCCCTGCTAGCATCTGCTGGGCTCTTTGGCACTGGGTGGCCAGCATGAGCCCCAGAGGGGAGCACGTGCTCATGAGAAGGGCTCTGATTCTCTCCTTGTGCCATGAGGCAGGAGGGACGGCCCCGTCTTGTTGGGGCCACGATACTCCAGGCAGACCCGTCAGGGCATCACAGAAAGCCAGCCCTTCCATCCCTTCTACCAAGGGCCAGCCGCGTCTGCGGTGGCGTCTTGCCTGCCGCCTCTTCTGCCTCGCTTCCCTCCACCCGTGCGCGCCCACCCGTCCCTGGACCGAGTCCACTTGGCGGGAGCCTCTGGGCCCCTCCCGCGCCGGCCTCAGCGCGGCTCTCTCCTCAGTGTTTCTGGAGGCCAAGAACGCCCATTCGGTCCTGAAGCGGTTCCCCCGTGCTAACGAGTTCCTGGAGGAGCTGCGCCAGGGCACCATCGAGCGGGAGTGCATGGAGGAGATCTGCAGCTACGAGGAGGTCAAGGAGGTGTTTGAGGACAAGGAGAAAACGGCATGTAccgcccggggggcggggggctgggttCTGGGGACAGGCgtaggctcagcagtaacaccaGCAGGCCCTGGGATCGCCGACGCCCCGGAAGCCCCGGGGGCCCTGGAAGAACAGAAGGCTGCCCTGAGCGTCCCATCGGCCCGCCTCGGGGGTCTCCTGACCTGGGAGAGGTGTCCTTTGTCCCCCGGCCCGGGGCGTCCCCCGGCCTCTCAGAGGCCCGTCCGAAGGGCAGGCTGGGGGCCACCGCAGACCCTGCTGAACGTCACAGCAGGCCTCTAAGCCGCCCTTCTTCTTCCGCAGATGGAGTTCTGGAAGGGGTACCCGAACGCCGTCTACTCCGTCCGAGACCCTGCGCAGAGCTCAGACGCCATGTACGTGGTGGTGCCCCTTCTGGGCGTGGCCTTGCTGATTGTCATCGCCTTGTTCATCATTTGGAGGTGCCAGCTGCAGAAAGCCACCCGTCATCACCCGTCGTACGCTCAGAACCGGTACCTAGCGAGTCGCGCGGGGCACAGCCTCCCCCGGGTCATGGTCTACCGGGGCACTGTGCACAGCCAGGGCGAGTCCTCCGGGCACCGGGAGGCAGGGAGCCACCCGCAGGTGGTGCTGGGGCCCAGTCGCGGAGGTAGGACCACGGTCCGCCTCGAGAGCACCCTCTACCTCCCCGAGCTCTCCCTCTCCAGACTGTCCAGCGCCACCCCGCCCCCGTCCTACGAGGAGGTGACTGCTCCCCAGGAGAGCAGCAGCGAGGAGGCGAGCGTCTCTTACAGCGACCCGCCCCCCAAGTACGAAGAGATAGTGGCCGCCAACCCCGGCTCCGACAAGTAGTGGGACTCGGGTCCCATCCAGCGGGAAAGCCTCGTTCAGGggtctcctcttttctttttaactttttaaagactgTGCCACCACAAAACAGCCTTAGCCTCCTCGTTGCCAAATAATTTCCCACCCGTGGATTTGCGGGAAGTCGATTGTCAGAGACAGGTGGCGGGGGGTAGGGATCACGCATGCGCCGCGACcgcgggctgggggtggggggagcgagGAGCCGAGAGCCAGAGAGCCCATAGCTCTTCCAGAagcccccaggcccctgccctcctgTCCTCCTGTCAGGGCCTGGCTTCTCTTATGCCAAAGGAATCCCCCTGTTGAGTTGATCGTGGCTGGCGACCCGTTTGTCTGAAGCCTCGCCGCAGAGACGAGGGAGAGAAGCCAGCCCTTCAGCACCCTTTTCCCTGACTAGCCCTGCTGGGCTCTAGGGCCTGGCTCACTTGTGACAAGGACAAGGACCGAACAGAACCGGAAAGAGTAACAACCTGATTGAACACAATACAACACAACGCTGTCCCCTGGGCCGCGTTCAAGAGAAATCAGTGGCACGGATCCGTggcactcccctcccccaacgcCCACCCCACGCTCCTGACCAGGTTCCGAGGAATGTCTAGAGCCACCCGGAAGGGGCACGGGGTGTGTGAAGGATGAGGGGCAGCGCCTGGCTGGCAGAGCTGCCTCCTGCAGGTTGTGGACCTtggcgtcccccagcccttggcTCCCGGGGCACCGGTACCCCCCGAGCCAGAGCCGCCACCCACTGGCTCAAGCCCAGGCTTAGGCCGAGGAGGACAGACTGTGGCACCCAGGGTCTTTGAATGGTTGAGGGCAGGCTGGGGGAGAGAGCTGAAGCGTCCTCCTCCTGAGGGTGGCCCGTAGGATGAGTAAAGCCATGCACTTGGCCTTCTCCGTGCTGGGCTCTCTGGCTCCTGGACCTTGGAGGCTATTCGCCTTTTTGTGAATAGGTGTGTTGAGATGAACCTGGTGCCCGCCTGGGGAGAAGATCGTCAAGGGTCCCTTTGGAGGAGTTTCTTGGTGGGGGGGATGCGGCAGCCCATGACCTGGGGTTGAGGGCCCATCTGGGATTTGCTCCGTCATTGCCAGGTGCTGGTCCCTTTTTAGTTCCCCCCCTTCTGTGGCCCCGGGAGCTGTCCGCCTCTCCATTTCAGGGAGGCTTCGGACAGCAGTGGGGCGGAGGTGAGCACACAAAAGACACTGTCGACactgcctccccaccccgccGTCTTCATCCTCCTGGCCTCAGCACCAAACCATGTTTCCTCTGTGGTGCTTTACAAAATGTAGCAAATTTTTGTGGGGCCCAAAAAGAGTGCACAGCCAGGGTCTATTGGCAACCACAGCGGTTTAAAACCCACGGAGAAGACAAGCTTCTCTCTGTCTAAACAGCTTTCCAAGGCAAGCCTCGGGCCTCGTTCTTTGAACGCAGCCCTGCCTAGAGGCCCCCGATGACTTCTGGAGGCCCTTCCCGCCCTGGGCCCTCGGCCAGGAACGCACTTCTAGAAATCTGTGGGTTACACGGGAGTCGGTCTCCTGCCAGTTGAACCTTTccgcccctccccctcgccctccTCCGGAGCTCCCTGATGCCAGAGGTGCTGACCAGGTGGCATTccacctctcccccttcctcttcctgcccGCGGGCCTCTAGCATGTCCTCGGCCCGTGCCTGTCTGGGACCTGGGAGGATGCCCAGGAACGCCTGCTCCCTTTGGCCCCTTTGCAGCTAGCCGGAGGTGAGAGCTCTCCGGGTCAGGTGCTTCGCAGCGTTCTTCCACGTGGGGTTGCCACCGTGGCCTCTGGGACGTCTTTTGCAGCATCTCGTAGAAAACAGACTGTACAGTTCACAATGGTCAGAACTCCTCGTGGTGCACATTTGGCTTTTATGAATGCCCTGTACATATCTTTTGCAACTCTGTCTTTGTACGGACGTTGATTTGATACAATGCTACACCTGCAGTGGCcacatttttgttggttttggactgtgtgtgtgtgtgtgtgtgtgtgtgtgtgtgtgtgtttgtgtgtccgTATACACGTGTGCACGTTGCCTTTTCTCACACGCTTATCTGAAACAATAGCCGGTGTGTGGCTATATTTGTACCAGGAGGGTTCCGGTCTGAAGGGCCCTGAGTGAAGAAAGCCGAGCTTAGCTGTTGGAGCCCGCCAAAGTTGCTTCCTTCCACCCCCTTCCCGAAAGATTTGGGAAGAAGACGGAGCCACTCCATGCTGTGGGACCCCCACTGTCAAGCCCTGTTGGCGTCGTGCCCCCAGCCTCCACGCCTGCTCTCTGAGCATCAGCAGCTGAAGGCAATCTGAGCACTCctcagcctttttattttatttttttttacttttattttttggtggaaaGGTGGGTGACTGTTGACTGTGGGAATGGCAGGACTAGTTATTtaggtatttttcatttaaacaaaaaagagaaaaggctttaaaaaaaattcctcggAATGTGACGGTCACGTGTTCTCAACCAAACTCTTTTGAAGACGCTTTCAAACAAGCATCACGATCTCGTCatccctcccctgctcctccccatTGCCTGGGGTTTTCCAAATGGAAGCACAAGAGAAAGAGCGGGGCGCGCAGGTGCCCCCCAGTATGTGCAGCCCCCGCACAGCTGCGTGGGGGACGTGCAGATGGCCAGACGGACGTGCAGCGCTGCGCAATCTGACCTGGAGACCAGGGGCCGCCTCTTCTGCGCTCGAATCCCACTGCCATTAGTGTGAATTCCTTAGGGTGCTTCAGAAAATAGGGATCCGCCCGATTGGTTGGACCTGGTGTTTTTGGTAGCCGGAAGAGGACGGATCCAGGACAGGAAAGCATCCTTTTCTTAAGGAGTTGGAGCCAGATGGCCCTTCTCTGGCTGGGGGTGGGTCTGCTCACAACCGAAGAACTCAAAACAACACTGCCTCTAGATCGTTCCTTTGTCCACGAGAGAGACAGGGAGCGAGCTGATGGATAGAAATTCTCTTCGTCACTGACGCTCTGTCTTTCTAGGAGTGTGTGTACGTGTGCTCTGTGTCATGTGTGTGCCCTCATGTTCAAGGCCGAGACGGGGAGCTGGGCAGCCAAGCTGCCGTCTGCGCTGCTTTTCGGCTTGACAGGTGACACAGCTCCGTGTCAGGACTGCAGCGATTCAGAAACAAGCACAGGCTCCCCACTGAACTCTCCTGCTAATCTGTATAATCAGCTAATTTAACAGTACTGTAATCAGACTGCCTGTGACTACAGTAAAAGCCCATTAACTGGAAGCCCACTCATTCAGACCTTAGAGAAAACCCACAACTCCAGGTCATTCGTGGAATCTGCAATTCTCGCTCGGCAGAAGTCTTTGAAATATTCTTCCCGTTAGTCAGTGTTCAGGGTCCTATGTGTAAGAGGGGACCGAGTTTAAAAGGAGTACCTTTTGCAAATAAAAGGCTCAAGACATTAAGAATCCCCTCACCGTGCCTTCAGCTTTGGGGTTGAGCAGTTGTCGTTAGGCTGACCCGTAGTTAGTTTCTTCTCTGCTGTGGGGATGTTGGCTCTGGCAGCTTTTCCATTCTCCTCCCTTCTTTGCTCTATGAATACAATAGTTTGTGAACTAAACTGCAATTTACAGTAATACAACTGTGTCTCTTGCTAACTAGTCTGCAAAGCAGATGTTTTCGCTATCAGACTGGCCGCTCCCATCGTTCGCCCCCGACTATTCCAACACAgtgagcttttttcctttcaggggcTGTGGGCGGTGAGGCGCGTGCTCTCTCTAGCAAGAATTTCTCGGACAAAGACATCCAAACAGCACAgcaccacccccccccgccccggactCAGTGCCTGCCCTTCGCCCGCCCCCCGCCCGAGCGTTAACACAGACCTTCAAGATCGGGACAAATCCCACAGCTGCTTTTGCCTCCTCATCTGTCTACCCTTATGGATGCCGCTTTCGCAGGCCTGAACACACCTGCTCTTTCACTCTGTGATCGTGAATTTGTGACAGTGGAAACCCTGATATGTGCAACTGAGCTTATAGACATGATTACTGTGAAATGGATTCATTTGGGTACCACTTTACACCGTACTCGTATTCATGTGTTGCCCCGCGTCAGCTGGGAAATCTGTACATTCGGTAATATGTCAGGATTCCACTGGAGCCTGGGGGCAACAAACTCTTCtgatttcctttctcctgctCTCTTTTTGTCATTGTTGACTTTAGCTGTTGGTCTCTTTCTGTACAAGAagataatg
It encodes:
- the PRRG3 gene encoding transmembrane gamma-carboxyglutamic acid protein 3 isoform X1; its protein translation is MAVFLEAKNAHSVLKRFPRANEFLEELRQGTIERECMEEICSYEEVKEVFEDKEKTMEFWKGYPNAVYSVRDPAQSSDAMYVVVPLLGVALLIVIALFIIWRCQLQKATRHHPSYAQNRYLASRAGHSLPRVMVYRGTVHSQGESSGHREAGSHPQVVLGPSRGGRTTVRLESTLYLPELSLSRLSSATPPPSYEEVTAPQESSSEEASVSYSDPPPKYEEIVAANPGSDK
- the PRRG3 gene encoding transmembrane gamma-carboxyglutamic acid protein 3 isoform X2; translation: MEEICSYEEVKEVFEDKEKTMEFWKGYPNAVYSVRDPAQSSDAMYVVVPLLGVALLIVIALFIIWRCQLQKATRHHPSYAQNRYLASRAGHSLPRVMVYRGTVHSQGESSGHREAGSHPQVVLGPSRGGRTTVRLESTLYLPELSLSRLSSATPPPSYEEVTAPQESSSEEASVSYSDPPPKYEEIVAANPGSDK